A stretch of the Corylus avellana chromosome ca6, CavTom2PMs-1.0 genome encodes the following:
- the LOC132183934 gene encoding uncharacterized protein LOC132183934, with translation MKAKYNLRSSILEASSGNRPSYAWRSIQRSYDLLKEGLIWRIGNGSSVKIWGEKWIPKPNTYKVQSHPHTLDRESVVSVLIDLDTRWWNQPLLKEIFTPEEITLIQTIPIGGTSQRNLQIWRGTTSGIFTVRSVYHLVKKITTGSKAETPSRDSDSPVWQGLWGLTIANASKNFMWRACHDLLPTRNNLVRKKITIDPMCLICGREVETTFHIIWACSSLMDVWSGGSRTFQKFIPLSSDLLLLAEGIYQKCEREEFTIFVETLRKIWFRRNRWIHEGVFTPPNEVHGQDGGDGCGGVHAV, from the coding sequence ATGAAAGCCAAGTATAATTTGAGGAGTTCAATTCTTGAGGCCTCAAGTGGGAATCGACCATCTTATGCTTGGAGGAGTATACAACGGTCGTATGATCTTCTCAAAGAAGGGTTGATATGGAGAATCGGGAATGGGAGTAGTGTTAAAATCTGGGGTGAGAAGTGGATTCCAAAGCCAAACACTTACAAGGTGCAATCCCACCCCCATACACTAGATCGTGAATCGGTAGTGAGTGTCCTTATTGATCTTGACACTAGATGGTGGAACCAGCCTTTGCTCAAGGAGATATTCACACCAGAGGAGATCACCTTAATTCAGACTATACCAATTGGGGGTACCTCTCAACGCAATTTGCAAATTTGGAGAGGAACGACCTCGGGAATCTTCACGGTTAGGAGTGTATATCACCTTGTAAAAAAGATTACTACGGGCTCAAAGGCAGAGACGCCGAGCCGGGACAGTGACAGTCCTGTTTGGCAAGGATTATGGGGTTTAACAATTGCAAATGCGAGTAAGAATTTCATGTGGAGAGCTTGTCACGATTTGCTACCGACAAGAAACAATCTAGTTCGAAAGAAAATTACTATTGATCCCATGTGTCTGATATGTGGGAGAGAAGTTGAAACTACTTTCCATATAATTTGGGCATGCTCCTCTTTGATGGATGTATGGAGTGGGGGATCACGCACATTTCAGAAATTCATTCCACTATCTTCTGATTTGTTACTGTTGGCGGAAGGAATATACCAGAAATGTGAGAGAGAAGAATTCACTATTTTTGTGGAAACATTGAGGAAAATTTGGTTCCGCAGAAATAGGTGGATACACGAAGGTGTTTTTACCCCCCCAAATGAAGTGCATGGGCAGGATGGCGGTGATGGCTGTGGAGGAGTTCACGCGGTGTAA
- the LOC132185341 gene encoding wall-associated receptor kinase-like 14 yields MTRENPVLVFLLALIGVLSLLVAARAESCNRSCGSKTLPHPFGFSSACGIRLNCTNSTVFISEFPVQFVHPDTVTLTITAKCNRSVQTLRNLFTDNYAPTSRNAILLQNCSEFMPPCTLPANIVVQTHFESNDCEENNTNTNNISCYTEEKKRAFMDYNKVTKRNCRHFVSSISAESFNDSALSLEVQVVELGWWLAGGCDQCSDSGNCTQLVSPTTGRQSFRCRCGDGYEGDGYRAGTGCRKVSSVCNAERYMSGKCGGTTRVATLIGGVVTGAVIMIAVGLVCCCIRRRSKSKARHSAKRRLTEATGNCSIPIYGYKEIEKATNSFSDKQRLGTGAYGTVYAGKLHGSEDWVAIKRIKHRDTESIEQVMNEIKLLSSVSHPNLVRLLGCSIEYGEQILVYEFMPNGTLCQHLQRERGDGLPWQVRLTIASETAQAIAHLHSAINPPIYHRDIKSSNILLDYDFKSKVADFGLSRLGMTEISHISTAPQGTPGYLDPQYHQCFHLSDKSDVYSFGVVLVEIITALKVVDFCRPQDEVNLAALAIERIGKGRLDEIIDPFLEPHSDAWTLSAVHKVAEMAFRCLAFHRDMRPSMMEVAAELERIRTSRWELSEEKYSTASSDVSSCSSSSNLSEKPLSMTVKKAGLESRGLLVLPAPAGSFNSMEMVRNNSPVSVQDPWLSEQSSPSSSSLLNNVIQ; encoded by the exons ATGACTAGAGAAAACCCAGTTCTGGTATTTCTCCTCGCACTCATCGGTGTCCTTTCGCTACTCGTCGCAGCACGCGCCGAGTCCTGCAACCGATCATGCGGCTCCAAGACCCTCCCGCACCCCTTCGGCTTCTCTTCCGCCTGCGGGATCCGCCTTAACTGCACAAACAGCACCGTCTTCATCAGCGAGTTCCCCGTCCAATTCGTACACCCAGACACCGTAACGCTCACCATCACCGCCAAGTGCAACCGTTCCGTTCAAACGCTCCGCAACCTCTTCACCGACAACTACGCGCCCACGTCCCGGAACGCTATTCTCTTGCAGAATTGCTCCGAGTTCATGCCGCCCTGCACGTTGCCGGCCAATATCGTCGTCCAGACCCACTTCGAGTCGAATGATTGCGAAGAGAATAACACCAACACCAATAACATAAGTTGCTACACGGAGGAGAAAAAGCGTGCTTTCATGGACTATAACAAGGTGACTAAGAGGAACTGCCGGCACTTTGTTTCGTCGATTTCGGCCGAATCGTTCAACGACTCGGCCTTGTCGCTGGAGGTTCAGGTGGTTGAGCTGGGGTGGTGGCTTGCCGGAGGGTGTGATCAGTGTTCTGACAGTGGCAATTGTACCCAACTTGTGTCCCCGACCACTGGACGGCAAAGTTTTCGGTGCCGGTGCGGTGATGGATATGAAGGCGATGGATATCGGGCCGGCACGGGTTGCCGAAAAG TTTCTTCGGTGTGCAACGCGGAAAGGTACATGTCTGGCAAATGTGGAGGAACGACTAGAGTGGCTACTTTAATTGGAG GCGTTGTAACGGGAGCTGTTATAATGATCGCCGTGGGTCTAGTGTGCTGTTGCATACGGCGACGCTCCAAATCGAAAGCCAGACACAGTGCAAAACGGCGTCTAACTGAAGCTACTGGCAACTGCAGCATTCCAATCTACGGCTACAAAGAAATCGAGAAAGCCACAAATAGCTTCTCTGATAAACAAAGGCTGGGAACTGGAGCTTATGGAACTGTTTATGCAGGAAAACTCCACGGTAGTGAAGATTGGGTTGCCATCAAAAGGATCAAACATAGAGATACTGAGAGCATTGAGCAAGTGATGAATGAGATCAAGCTCCTTTCATCCGTCAGCCATCCGAATCTCGTCCGCCTCTTGGGTTGCTCCATCGAATATGGTGAGCAAATTCTGGTGTATGAGTTCATGCCCAATGGAACTTTATGTCAGCatttacagagagagagaggagatggaCTTCCCTGGCAAGTTCGCCTCACCATTGCTTCTGAAACTGCTCAGGCCATAGCCCATCTCCACTCTGCTATCAACCCCCCAATATACCACAGAGACATCAAATCAAGCAACATTCTCTTGGATTATGACTTCAAATCCAAAGTTGCAGATTTTGGTCTTTCTAGGCTTGGGATGACTGAAATATCCCACATTTCAACTGCTCCCCAAGGGACTCCAGGCTACCTTGATCCTCAGTACCACCAGTGTTTTCATCTGTCTGataaaagtgatgtttatagctttggtgTGGTTCTTGTTGAGATCATTACAGCATTGAAAGTGGTGGACTTTTGTCGGCCTCAAGATGAGGTGAACTTGGCTGCTCTTGCCATTGAGCGGATAGGGAAGGGGCGCCTAGATGAGATTATAGACCCTTTCCTTGAGCCGCATAGCGATGCTTGGACTCTTTCTGCAGTGCATAAGGTGGCCGAGATGGCATTCAGATGCCTTGCATTTCACAGGGACATGAGGCCTTCAATGATGGAAGTGGCTGCAGAATTAGAAAGAATCAGGACTAGTAGATGGGAACTTTCAGAAGAAAAATATAGTACAGCTTCATCAGATGTATCTTCTTGCTCTTCTTCATCCAATCTAAGCGAAAAGCCTCTAAGCATGACGGTTAAGAAGGCCGGATTGGAGAGCAGAGGGCTGCTTGTGCTGCCAGCCCCAGCCGGCAGCTTTAACTCAATGGAGATGGTGAGGAATAATTCACCAGTTTCAGTGCAGGACCCATGGTTAAGTGAACAGAGTTCACCTTCATCAAGCAGTTTGCTAAATAATGTAATTCAGTGA
- the LOC132185891 gene encoding allene oxide synthase 1, chloroplastic-like: MASTSLAFPSLQPKFQAPRRSSKPSTRRIVVCPISASVSDTPSVSVQRVAPPEPTKLPIRKVPGNYGVPFIGPIKDRLDYFYKQGREEFFKSRIQKYQSTVYRANMPPGPFIASDPRVVVLLDGKSFPVLFDVTKVEKRDLFTGTYMPSTELTGGYRVLSYLDPSEPSHGKLKRLLFFLLKSRRDHVIPDFHSSYAELFEGLENELATKGKAAFGDASDQAAFNFLARALFDTNPAETKLGLDGPSLVAKWVLFQLAPLLSLGLPVPLEELLLHTFRLPSFLVKADYQRLYDFFYQSSGFVLDEAERLGVSRDEACHNLLFATCFNSFGGMKIFFPNMIKLIGRAGVKVHTQLALEIRSAIRSNGGKVTMAAMEQMPLMKSVVYECLRIEPPVPLQYGRAKRDLIIESHDAAFKVKEGEMIFGYQPFATKDPKIFDKAEEFVPDRFVGEGERLLKHVLWSNGPETERPTVGNKQCAGKDFVVLVSRLLVVELFLRYDSFEIEMGTSVLGDSITLTSLKRATF, encoded by the coding sequence ATGGCGTCCACTTCTCTAGCTTTTCCTTCCCTGCAACCAAAATTTCAAGCACCCAGAAGATCATCCAAGCCCTCCACGCGTCGGATTGTAGTCTGTCCGATCTCTGCCTCGGTGTCCGATACGCCATCTGTGTCGGTCCAACGGGTGGCGCCGCCTGAACCCACCAAGCTTCCAATCCGGAAAGTCCCCGGAAACTATGGCGTACCTTTTATCGGTCCAATTAAGGATAGGCTTGATTACTTTTATAAGCAAGGCCGTGAAGAGTTCTTTAAATCACGCATCCAAAAGTATCAGTCAACGGTGTACAGAGCAAACATGCCACCTGGCCCTTTCATAGCCTCCGATCCAAGGGTTGTGGTTTTACTCGACGGCAAGAGCTTTCCCGTGCTCTTCGACGTCACCAAGGTCGAAAAGAGAGACCTTTTCACGGGGACTTACATGCCATCCACGGAGCTCACCGGGGGTTACAGAGTCCTCTCGTATCTCGACCCATCGGAGCCGAGCCACGGCAAGCTCAAGCGCCTCCTGTTCTTCCTCCTCAAATCCCGTCGAGACCACGTCATACCCGATTTCCATTCCAGCTACGCGGAGCTCTTCGAGGGCCTAGAGAATGAGCTGGCAACCAAAGGAAAAGCCGCTTTCGGAGACGCCAGTGATCAAGCCGCTTTTAACTTCCTGGCTCGTGCACTCTTCGACACGAACCCCGCAGAGACCAAGCTCGGGCTCGACGGGCCAAGCCTGGTTGCAAAATGGGTCCTCTTTCAGCTCGCCCCTCTGCTCAGTCTCGGCCTCCCTGTGCCTCTCGAGGAGCTCCTCCTCCACACCTTCCGTCTCCCTTCATTTCTGGTCAAAGCCGATTACCAGAGGCTCTATGACTTCTTCTACCAGTCATCCGGGTTCGTCCTTGACGAGGCCGAGAGATTAGGCGTCTCTAGAGACGAAGCTTGCCACAATCTTCTCTTTGCCACTTGCTTCAACTCCTTCGGGGGCATGAAGATTTTCTTCCCCAACATGATCAAGCTCATCGGCCGAGCAGGGGTCAAAGTGCACACACAGTTGGCGCTGGAGATTCGATCAGCCATCAGATCCAACGGCGGAAAAGTCACGATGGCGGCCATGGAACAGATGCCTCTGATGAAGTCCGTCGTGTACGAATGTCTCCGGATAGAACCGCCCGTACCGCTCCAATACGGGAGAGCCAAGCGCGACCTCATCATCGAGAGCCACGACGCAGCTTTCAAAGTCAAAGAAGGCGAAATGATATTTGGGTATCAGCCATTCGCGACCAAAGACCCCAAAATATTCGACAAAGCCGAAGAGTTTGTGCCGGACCGGTTTGTCGGAGAGGGTGAGAGATTGTTAAAGCATGTGTTGTGGTCCAATGGGCCAGAGACCGAGAGACCGACGGTGGGGAACAAACAGTGTGCTGGAAAGGATTTCGTGGTTTTGGTGTCGAGGCTTCTTGTCGTGGAATTGTTTCTTCGATACGACTCATTCGAGATCGAGATGGGTACGTCGGTGTTGGGGGACTCTATTACCCTGACATCTCTCAAAAGAGCCACCTTTTGA
- the LOC132184717 gene encoding allene oxide synthase 1, chloroplastic-like, translating into MASISLAFPSLQPKFISPRRSPKPFTRKIVVRQISASGFETPSVSVQPVVPPEPTTLPIRKVPGNYGIPFIGPIKDRLDYFYKQGREEFFKSRIQKYQSTVFRANMPPGPFIASDPRVVILLDGKSFPVLFDVTKVEKRDLFTGTYMPSTELTGGYRVLSYLDPSEPSHSKLKHLLFFLLKSRRDHVIPDFHSSYVELFESLENELVTKGKAAFGDTSDQAAFNFLAHALYGTNPAKTKLGLDGPSLVAKWLLFQLAPQLSLGLPVPLEELLLHTFRLPSFLVKADYQRLYDFFYESSGFVLDEAERLGISRDEACHNLLFATCFNSFGGMKIFFPNMIKLIGQAGVKLHTQLAQEIRSVIKSNGGKVTVAAMEQMPLMKSVVYESLRIEPPVPLQYGRAKRDLIIESHDAAFKVKEGEMIFGYQPFATKDPKIFDKAEEFVPDRFVGEGERLLKHVLWSNGPETETPTVGNKQCAGKDFVVLVSRLLVVELFLRYDSFEVEIGTSGASVTLTSLKRATF; encoded by the coding sequence ATGGCGTCCATTTCTCTGGCTTTTCCTTCCCTCCAACCAAAATTTATATCACCCAGAAGATCACCAAAGCCCTTCACGCGTAAGATTGTAGTCCGTCAGATCTCTGCCTCGGGTTTCGAGACGCCATCTGTGTCGGTCCAACCGGTGGTGCCACCTGAACCCACCACACTTCCGATCCGAAAAGTCCCCGGAAACTATGGCATACCTTTTATCGGTCCAATCAAGGATCGGCTTGACTACTTTTATAAGCAAGGTCGCGAAGAGTTCTTTAAATCACGCATCCAAAAGTACCAATCAACGGTGTTCAGAGCCAACATGCCACCAGGTCCTTTTATAGCCTCCGACCCGAGGGTCGTGATTTTACTTGACGGCAAGAGCTTTCCCGTGCTCTTCGATGTCACAAAGGTCGAAAAGAGAGACCTTTTCACCGGCACTTACATGCCATCCACGGAGCTCACCGGGGGTTACCGAGTCCTCTCATATCTTGACCCGTCGGAGCCAAGCCACAGCAAGCTTAAGCACCTCCTGTTCTTCCTCCTTAAGTCTCGTCGCGATCATGTCATACCTGATTTCCATTCCAGCTACGTGGAGCTCTTTGAGAGCCTTGAGAACGAGCTTGTAACCAAAGGAAAAGCCGCTTTCGGAGACACCAGTGATCAAGCCGCTTTTAACTTCCTAGCTCATGCACTCTACGGCACGAACCCAGCCAAGACCAAGCTCGGGCTCGACGGGCCAAGCCTGGTTGCAAAATGGCTCCTCTTTCAGCTCGCCCCTCAGCTCAGTCTCGGCCTCCCTGTGCCTCTCGAGGAGCTCCTCCTCCACACCTTTCGTCTTCCTTCATTTCTGGTCAAAGCCGATTACCAGAGGCTCTACGACTTCTTTTATGAGTCATCTGGGTTCGTCCTCGACGAGGCCGAGAGATTAGGCATCTCCAGAGATGAAGCTTGTCACAACCTACTATTCGCCACTTGCTTCAACTCCTTTGGAGGCATGAAGATCTTCTTTCCTAACATGATCAAGCTCATCGGCCAAGCAGGGGTCAAGCTCCACACACAGTTAGCACAAGAGATCCGATCAGTCATCAAATCCAATGGTGGAAAAGTCACGGTGGCTGCCATGGAACAGATGCCTCTGATGAAGTCCGTCGTGTATGAATCACTTCGGATAGAACCACCAGTACCTCTCCAATACGGGAGAGCCAAGCGTGACCTCATCATCGAGAGCCATGACGCGGCTTTCAAAGTCAAAGAAGGCGAAATGATATTTGGGTATCAGCCATTCGCAACCAAGGACCCCAAGATATTCGACAAAGCCGAAGAGTTTGTGCCAGACCGGTTCGTCGGAGAGGGTGAGAGATTGCTCAAGCATGTGCTATGGTCCAACGGGCCAGAGACTGAGACACCAACGGTGGGGAACAAGCAGTGCGCTGGGAAGGATTTCGTGGTCTTGGTGTCGAGGCTTCTTGTCGTGGAACTGTTCCTTCGATACGACTCCTTTGAGGTTGAGATCGGTACATCGGGGGCCTCCGTTACCTTAACATCTCTCAAAAGAGCCACCTTTTGA